In Salmo trutta chromosome 28, fSalTru1.1, whole genome shotgun sequence, one DNA window encodes the following:
- the LOC115165850 gene encoding piggyBac transposable element-derived protein 4-like has product MGAVDKADMINSFVECTRKTTKWYKKIFFQLIDIAVLNGSIVHRQLTGKVITYQKYRENLMRELLEEHHTPRRPSTGGRPAVDNPLRLTARHFPCKVPQTAAQGSRTRRHCKVCLSGARRSKQRKMTKYMCLACDTPLCISPCFEEYHMLKHY; this is encoded by the exons atgggggccgtggataaggcggacatgataaacagctttgtggaatgcactcggaaAACGACCAAGTGGTATAAGAAGATATTTTTCCAGCTGATCGACATTGCTGTCCTCAACGGCAGCATAGTTCACCGCCAACTAACAG GTAAAGTAATTACCTACCAAAAATACAGAGAGAACCTCATGAGAGAGCTGTTGGAGGAGCACCACACCCCTCGGCGCCCCTCCACTGGGGGTCGCCCTGCTGTAGACAATCCCCTACGCCTCACTGCACGGCATTTTCCCTGCAAAGTCCCTCAAACTGCTGCTCAAGGTAGTCGCACACGGAGGCACTGCAAAGTCTGCCTGTCTGGCGCCAGGAGAAGTAAGCAGAGGAAGATGAcaaaatacatgtgtttagctTGTGATACACCTCTATGTATTTCACCATGCTTTGAGGAGTATCACATGCTCAAGCATTATTGA